From a single Streptomyces rubradiris genomic region:
- a CDS encoding non-ribosomal peptide synthetase, whose protein sequence is MSTGASTPQGIDTDEARDELVRQRLAGRRRARRSAIPKADRSAPLRLSYGQEQMWFLDRLDPDSTQYLVPLLVRLTGALDAGVLADAWQRLTDRHEILRTRYGLHGEEPVQFVSERERVTLPLEDLTHLPEDAREARVQAVVTGELFVPFDLERDLPVRARLIRLGADEHVLAVVFHHIACDAWSTEVVGQELSVLYTALVRGEEPRLPEVAVQYADFAAWQRAEMSGAVLARHLAYWKGELAGLTPIELPTDRPRKAVRDAAGDAVAFAVPADLAERVREFARERAATPFMVVLAAYQSLLARYTGSADVTVGTVVSGRSRPELQGMLGYGINTLALRGRWADGTSFAELVDATKDTVLGAFDHQGVPFAQLIDAVQPERDLSRNPLFDVALTMHGERTSAFALPGIVAEPYRAEGDAAKYDLDLQLRQDADGTLHGNLEYAVELFDRATAERLTGHLVRLLDAATANPDADLNRLHFLGTDEVRLLTQGANVTGEVTRTVHRAFEEQAARTPDAVAVHCAGEELTYAELNERANRVAHHLIGLGVGQETLVGVCLERGPDLIPTLIGVLKAGGAYLPLDPSQPADRIGYLLQDAAAPVVVTERAHAELLNGLHDGPVLVLDGDEGRSALAGEPATNPVPRTDADSLIYVIYTSGSTGRPKGVGLTHANVERLFTVTRDQTGFREDDVWTLFHSYAFDFSVWEMWGALLHGGRLVVVPKDVARDPSAFLGLLVEQRVTVLNQTPSAFRALVAAAREGDTRIDGLALRTVVFGGEKLEVADLRPWADRLGLDAPTLVNMYGITETTVHVTHHVLDEADLARGSVSPVGVPLDDLAVRVLDAHGNLAPIGVPGEIHVAGRGVARGYLGRAALTAERFVPDPYGAPGDRLYRSGDVGRRLADGSLEFLGRNDAQVKIRGFRIELGEINAALTARDGVRDAVVLVREDTPGDKQLVAYVVTAEGPGPDTAVLRTALARELPEYMVPATFVTLDALPLTVNGKLDTKALPAPAARGAVAEYTAPRSGLEQRTAAIWEEVLGVDRVGVHDSFFDLGGHSLRAITLAGRLREAGLDVSVRDLFEHRTVALLCEQLADRAPVTATHGVRPFALVGDEDRARLPEGVVDAYPMSQVQIGMVVEMLSDSDRHPYHNVTSFRVPDSRSFDIEALRASVASAVARHEVLRTSFDLNSYAVPMQLVHGDVEIPVQGRDLRGLDDEAVRDALRAFTQEERSRLIPLDSAPQLRLYGTACDDGSWWLTITECHAILDGWSHHSLLMEIVEGYHRARDGQPVDASAAPAVRFADFIAAEVASREGGEDRAYWTGIVEGHAPFTLPEAWAGDGVAGAPHRVKVPFHDLEPQLRALASAAGASLKSVLHAAHLKVLSTVTGDERFFTGLVCNARPEALGADGLYGMHLNTLPFAFDGASGTWRDLVRRVFEREVELWPHRGYPMPDIQRQAEEGQRLVSVRFSYHDFDQVDRDRVDYLASIDDSPTEFPLGVSARLGHLFLTGGRKHVGAEALDRLAGTLREVLVAMATDPEGDASASYLPTAVRRTLLEQGTGETAGFGDATVCARFEEQAVRTPDAAAVSLGATTWSYAQLDARANQVAHHLRASGVGSGSVVGVLLDRGPNLVASLLGVWKAGAAYVPIDPSYPVERIASMLESAGAVTALTHSAYADRFGAGIGVLALDRDEQTLAARPATPVERTDDPDALAYVIFTSGSTGRPKGVAVTHRGLANHVAWAARDLASRGTAGAPLFSSVAFDLVVPNLWAPLVTGQRVHTIAQDTETADLARELVAAGPFSFIKLTPGHVDVLASQLDAEQAAALAPVLVIAGEALTRATVERWRALAPATELVNEYGPTEASVGTCVFPVPSGGEIGEVVPIGRPLPNMTMYVLDARLALAPVGVPGELYVGGTGVARGYAGRPGLTAERFVPDPYGPAGARLYRTGDLARTRPDGAVEFLGRLDDQVKIRGYRIEPGEIQTVVAEHPAVREAVVVARRTPAGDQQLVAYYVPRDDADVTAADDLAAHCAVRLPDYMLPDHYVPLAEIPLNANGKTDRRALPAPDDAGLDGGTSYVAPRTLTEARVADIWAQVLGLERVGVLDGFFDLGGHSIRAVALVGALRAVGFDVGVREVFEYRTVAELSEFLTGRPAPRETAAPVEPFALLTDEDRARLPEGVVDAYPMSQVQLGMLVEMLADEERRVYLNVASFRITDGTPFDADALRAALDVVTGRHEMLRTSFDLDAFSRPLQIVHPQARIPLAVEDLRQLSQGARELRVRDIMGEERTRGLDLAAAPLLRMTAQVEADDSWRLVVTVSHAITEGWSHRALLMELLDVYRALREGGDPAPAEAPPVRYADFIAAELASLESAEDRSYWQDVIGRYAPFALPVGWSGDTGAPSEKYRLAVPVHDLEPRLRALATQARVSFKSVLLAAHLKVMSTLTEEDGFFSGLVCSARPESPGAERVYGMYLNTLPFAFDRTAGSWTDLARQVFAREAEVWDRRRFPMPVIQREAAAGRLLHVRFSYQDFDHVDDKLVDTGASGGEGGTEFALAVSAVSGHLLLTTHTHALDRTRGELLTSLYRQVLEAMAADPQGSAQDTCLPEQERERLLARNDTAADFPAGTVLQRFEEQAARTPDAVAVRYAGGELSYAELDARATRFAYRLRAAGVGAESTVGVLLDRGPDLLATLLAVWKAGGAYVPIDPSYPAERIASMCESAAASLAVTQEGRADRFPGTVEVLDVADLADGNGEFGAVSRVDDPERLAYVIFTSGSTGRPKGVQVPHRGLANHVAWAADELAVRGTGGAPLFSSVAFDLVVPNLWGPLVTGQAVHVVPQDTPPADLPAALLDGGPYSFVKLTPGHLDILTEQLTTEQVDRLSRVYVVAGEALPGATANRALEVLGAGRMINEYGPTEASVGSTIHPVTDHVVPDVVPIGRPLPNMTAYVLDAAMREVPTGVVGELYVGGAGVARGYAGRPDLTAERFLPDPYGPAGSRLYRTGDRVRMREDGDIEFLGRLDDQVKIRGYRVELGEVQAVLAAHPAVRDAVVAVHEPTPGDKRLVAYLVPAEGRELPDAAALAEDCGTLLPEYMVPSAFVALDAIPLNANGKVDRKALAAPERSAMRAGREFVAPRTDTERTLAKIWSEVLGVDEIGVHDEFFELGGHSILMIQVLAAARREGLAVSVWRMYQHGTLVDLAAAIDEDRAAAAAEEAAKAAEAEPAPVEVPAELLAALLEQAAGGDATRLAEGPLAQVAALLGNGTPAVAEAGEAVALDDLESLMAEHHVPGVSLALLGADGSVRTHTAGVLAVGADRPVTPQTLFQVGSISKHVTAFATLRLVAEGRVALDDSIDAHLTSWHLDELDAAPGAVTVRHLLGHTAGLARHRSVGFPPGGEVPTLRDLLEGTGAVSTPRVRRQLVPGSTFRKSSTHYWVLQQLLEDVTGEPFQDLAHRLVLAPLGMTGSSFDQDFPRTSGRPVALGHHVNGVAMEGGWRERAHLAAAGLWTTAEDIAKLARQVRASLLGHDGALLPRAIAQELLATHPGSFYGLGTIVDDTGSDAEFGHGGEPAGYWNLSLSHLGSGVGLVALTNSDSGKGVVKHLTARLGKAEEAFGKGELMADWAAAGTGSEAPAGHPLLSPVVTDEERA, encoded by the coding sequence ATGAGCACCGGTGCCAGCACGCCCCAGGGCATCGACACGGACGAAGCACGCGACGAGCTCGTGCGGCAGCGGCTCGCCGGGCGACGGCGCGCGCGCAGAAGTGCGATACCCAAGGCGGACCGGAGTGCCCCGCTGCGCCTGTCGTACGGCCAGGAGCAGATGTGGTTCCTCGACCGCCTCGACCCCGACAGCACCCAGTACCTCGTTCCACTGCTCGTCCGGCTGACCGGTGCCCTCGACGCCGGCGTCCTGGCCGACGCCTGGCAGCGGCTCACCGACCGGCACGAGATCCTGCGCACCCGGTACGGACTGCACGGCGAGGAGCCGGTGCAGTTCGTCTCGGAGCGCGAGCGGGTCACGCTTCCCCTGGAAGACCTCACGCACCTGCCCGAGGACGCGCGCGAGGCACGCGTCCAGGCCGTCGTCACCGGCGAGCTCTTCGTGCCGTTCGACCTGGAGCGCGACCTGCCGGTGCGCGCCCGCCTGATCCGGCTCGGCGCCGACGAGCACGTGCTCGCCGTCGTCTTCCACCACATCGCCTGCGACGCCTGGTCCACCGAGGTCGTCGGGCAGGAACTCAGCGTCCTGTACACCGCCCTTGTGCGGGGGGAGGAGCCCCGGCTGCCCGAGGTCGCCGTCCAGTACGCCGACTTCGCCGCCTGGCAGCGCGCCGAGATGTCCGGTGCCGTCCTGGCCCGCCACCTCGCTTACTGGAAGGGCGAGCTGGCGGGCCTCACCCCGATCGAGCTGCCCACCGATCGGCCCCGCAAGGCCGTCAGGGACGCCGCGGGGGACGCGGTCGCCTTCGCCGTGCCCGCAGACCTCGCCGAGCGCGTACGGGAATTCGCCCGCGAGCGGGCCGCCACCCCCTTCATGGTGGTGCTCGCCGCGTACCAGAGCCTGCTGGCCCGGTACACCGGCTCCGCCGATGTCACCGTGGGCACGGTCGTGTCGGGGCGGAGCCGCCCCGAACTGCAGGGCATGCTCGGATACGGCATCAACACCCTGGCGCTGCGCGGGCGCTGGGCCGACGGGACCTCCTTCGCCGAGCTCGTCGACGCCACCAAGGACACCGTCCTCGGCGCCTTCGACCACCAAGGTGTCCCCTTCGCCCAGCTCATCGACGCGGTCCAGCCCGAGCGCGACCTGTCCCGCAATCCGCTCTTCGACGTCGCCCTGACCATGCACGGCGAGCGCACGAGCGCCTTCGCCCTGCCGGGCATCGTCGCCGAGCCCTACCGCGCCGAGGGCGACGCCGCCAAGTACGACCTCGACCTGCAGCTGCGCCAGGACGCCGACGGTACCCTGCACGGCAACCTGGAGTACGCCGTCGAGCTGTTCGACCGCGCGACCGCCGAGCGCCTCACCGGCCATCTGGTGCGCCTTCTCGACGCGGCGACCGCGAACCCGGACGCCGACCTGAACCGGCTGCACTTCCTGGGCACGGACGAGGTGCGCCTGCTCACCCAGGGCGCGAACGTCACCGGCGAGGTCACCCGCACCGTCCACCGTGCCTTCGAGGAGCAGGCGGCCCGCACCCCCGACGCCGTCGCCGTGCACTGCGCCGGCGAGGAGCTGACGTACGCCGAACTCAACGAGCGGGCCAATCGCGTCGCCCACCACCTCATCGGTCTCGGCGTCGGCCAGGAGACGCTGGTCGGCGTCTGCCTGGAGCGGGGCCCCGACCTGATACCGACGCTGATCGGCGTGCTCAAGGCCGGCGGTGCCTATCTGCCGCTCGACCCCTCCCAGCCCGCCGACCGCATCGGCTACCTACTCCAGGACGCCGCCGCTCCGGTCGTGGTGACCGAACGCGCGCACGCGGAGCTGTTGAACGGTCTGCACGACGGGCCCGTCCTCGTCCTCGACGGGGACGAGGGGCGGTCCGCCCTCGCCGGCGAGCCGGCCACGAACCCGGTCCCCCGCACGGACGCCGACAGCCTGATCTACGTCATCTACACCTCGGGCTCCACCGGCCGGCCCAAGGGCGTCGGCCTCACCCACGCCAACGTGGAGCGCCTGTTCACGGTCACCCGTGACCAGACCGGATTCCGCGAGGACGACGTGTGGACGCTCTTCCACTCGTACGCCTTCGACTTCTCCGTGTGGGAGATGTGGGGCGCGCTGCTGCACGGCGGCCGGCTCGTCGTCGTCCCCAAGGACGTCGCGCGTGACCCCTCCGCCTTCCTCGGCCTGCTCGTCGAGCAGCGCGTGACCGTGCTCAACCAGACGCCGTCCGCGTTCCGTGCCCTGGTCGCCGCCGCCCGCGAAGGCGACACGCGCATCGACGGGCTGGCCCTGCGCACCGTGGTGTTCGGCGGCGAGAAGCTCGAGGTCGCCGATCTGCGGCCGTGGGCGGACCGGCTCGGCCTGGACGCCCCGACACTCGTCAACATGTACGGCATCACGGAGACCACCGTGCATGTCACGCACCACGTCCTCGACGAGGCCGACCTCGCCCGCGGCTCCGTCAGCCCGGTGGGAGTCCCCCTCGACGACCTCGCGGTCCGCGTCCTCGACGCGCACGGCAACCTGGCGCCGATCGGAGTGCCCGGCGAGATCCACGTCGCGGGGCGCGGCGTCGCCCGCGGCTATCTGGGGCGCGCCGCCCTGACCGCCGAGCGTTTCGTGCCCGACCCGTACGGGGCGCCGGGCGACCGGCTGTACCGCAGCGGCGACGTCGGGCGCCGCCTGGCCGACGGCAGCCTGGAGTTCCTGGGCCGCAACGACGCCCAGGTCAAGATCCGCGGTTTCCGTATCGAGCTCGGTGAGATCAACGCCGCGCTCACGGCCCGGGACGGTGTGCGTGACGCCGTCGTCCTGGTCCGGGAGGACACCCCCGGCGACAAGCAGCTCGTCGCCTACGTCGTAACCGCCGAAGGGCCCGGCCCCGACACCGCGGTACTGCGCACCGCGCTCGCCCGTGAACTGCCCGAGTACATGGTCCCGGCGACGTTCGTCACGCTCGACGCGCTGCCGCTGACCGTCAACGGCAAGCTCGACACCAAGGCGCTGCCCGCGCCCGCCGCGCGCGGGGCCGTGGCGGAGTACACCGCGCCGCGCTCCGGCCTGGAGCAGCGCACCGCGGCGATCTGGGAAGAGGTCCTCGGCGTCGACCGGGTCGGCGTCCACGACAGCTTCTTCGATCTGGGCGGCCACTCGCTGCGTGCCATCACCCTGGCGGGCCGGCTGCGCGAGGCCGGGCTCGACGTCAGCGTCCGCGACCTGTTCGAGCACCGCACCGTGGCCCTCCTGTGCGAACAGCTCGCCGACCGGGCACCGGTCACCGCCACGCACGGCGTACGCCCCTTCGCCCTCGTCGGTGACGAGGACCGGGCCCGGCTGCCCGAAGGTGTCGTGGACGCGTACCCGATGTCGCAGGTCCAGATCGGCATGGTCGTCGAGATGCTCAGCGACAGCGACCGGCACCCGTATCACAACGTCACCTCCTTCCGTGTCCCCGACAGCCGCTCCTTCGACATCGAGGCGCTGCGTGCGTCCGTCGCCTCGGCTGTCGCGCGGCACGAGGTGCTGCGTACGTCGTTCGACCTCAACTCCTATGCCGTTCCGATGCAGTTGGTGCACGGGGACGTCGAGATCCCGGTGCAGGGACGCGATCTGCGCGGGCTCGACGACGAGGCGGTGCGGGACGCCCTGCGCGCCTTCACGCAGGAGGAGCGGTCCCGGCTGATCCCGTTGGACAGTGCACCGCAGCTGCGCCTGTACGGCACGGCGTGCGACGACGGCAGTTGGTGGCTGACCATCACCGAGTGCCACGCGATCCTCGACGGCTGGAGCCACCACTCCCTCCTGATGGAGATCGTCGAGGGCTACCACCGGGCCCGCGACGGGCAGCCCGTGGACGCGTCGGCCGCCCCGGCCGTACGGTTCGCGGACTTCATCGCCGCCGAGGTCGCCTCCCGGGAGGGCGGCGAGGACCGGGCGTACTGGACCGGCATCGTCGAGGGGCACGCGCCGTTCACGCTTCCCGAGGCGTGGGCGGGCGACGGTGTCGCGGGTGCCCCGCACCGGGTGAAGGTTCCCTTCCACGACCTGGAGCCGCAGCTGCGCGCCCTCGCGTCCGCTGCCGGCGCCTCCCTCAAGAGCGTCCTGCACGCCGCCCATCTGAAGGTGCTGAGCACCGTCACCGGTGACGAGCGCTTCTTCACCGGCCTGGTGTGCAACGCCCGCCCCGAGGCCCTCGGCGCCGACGGTCTGTACGGCATGCACCTCAACACGCTGCCGTTCGCCTTCGACGGTGCCTCGGGCACCTGGCGTGACCTGGTGCGGCGGGTCTTCGAGCGTGAGGTCGAACTGTGGCCGCACCGCGGCTACCCGATGCCCGACATCCAGCGGCAGGCCGAGGAGGGGCAGCGGCTCGTCTCCGTCCGGTTCAGCTACCACGATTTCGACCAGGTCGACCGCGACCGGGTGGACTACCTGGCGAGCATCGACGACAGCCCCACCGAGTTCCCGCTCGGCGTCTCGGCCCGCCTCGGCCACCTGTTCCTGACCGGCGGCCGCAAGCACGTCGGTGCCGAAGCCCTGGACCGCCTCGCGGGCACCCTGCGCGAGGTCCTCGTGGCGATGGCCACCGACCCGGAGGGCGACGCGTCCGCCTCGTACCTCCCCACCGCCGTGCGGCGCACGCTTCTGGAGCAGGGCACGGGGGAGACCGCCGGCTTCGGTGACGCGACCGTGTGCGCCCGCTTCGAGGAGCAGGCCGTCCGTACTCCGGACGCGGCCGCTGTCTCGCTCGGCGCCACGACGTGGTCGTACGCGCAGCTCGATGCGCGTGCCAATCAGGTCGCTCATCATCTGCGTGCCTCGGGGGTGGGCTCCGGGTCGGTGGTCGGTGTGCTGCTGGACCGTGGGCCGAACCTGGTCGCGAGTCTGCTGGGGGTGTGGAAGGCGGGGGCGGCGTATGTGCCGATCGACCCGTCGTACCCGGTGGAGCGCATCGCCTCGATGCTGGAGAGCGCGGGCGCGGTCACGGCCCTGACGCACTCCGCGTACGCGGACCGCTTCGGCGCCGGCATCGGCGTGCTGGCCCTGGACCGCGACGAGCAGACACTGGCCGCGCGTCCCGCGACGCCCGTCGAGCGCACGGACGATCCCGACGCGCTCGCGTATGTCATCTTCACGTCGGGTTCGACGGGCCGGCCCAAGGGGGTGGCGGTCACTCATCGTGGTCTGGCCAACCATGTCGCCTGGGCGGCTCGTGACCTGGCCTCGCGCGGGACGGCCGGTGCGCCGTTGTTCTCCTCGGTCGCCTTCGACCTGGTCGTGCCCAATCTGTGGGCGCCGCTGGTCACCGGCCAGCGGGTGCACACCATCGCGCAGGACACCGAGACCGCCGATTTGGCGCGTGAGCTCGTTGCCGCGGGTCCGTTCAGCTTCATCAAGCTGACTCCTGGGCATGTCGATGTCCTGGCCTCTCAGCTGGACGCGGAGCAGGCCGCCGCGCTGGCGCCGGTGCTGGTGATCGCGGGTGAGGCGCTGACCCGTGCGACGGTGGAGCGGTGGCGGGCCCTGGCGCCGGCCACCGAGCTCGTCAACGAGTACGGGCCCACGGAGGCATCCGTGGGTACTTGTGTCTTCCCCGTTCCCTCCGGCGGGGAGATCGGCGAGGTCGTGCCCATCGGGCGGCCGCTGCCGAACATGACGATGTACGTCCTCGATGCGCGGCTCGCTCTCGCGCCCGTCGGGGTTCCCGGTGAGCTGTATGTCGGTGGTACGGGTGTGGCGCGGGGTTATGCGGGTCGGCCCGGTCTGACGGCGGAGCGTTTCGTGCCGGACCCGTACGGGCCCGCGGGGGCGCGTCTGTATCGCACGGGTGACCTCGCCCGTACCCGTCCGGACGGTGCCGTGGAGTTCCTGGGCCGTCTTGACGACCAGGTGAAGATCCGCGGCTACCGCATCGAACCCGGTGAGATCCAGACCGTCGTCGCCGAACACCCGGCGGTCCGGGAGGCGGTCGTGGTGGCGCGTCGAACGCCGGCCGGTGACCAGCAGCTCGTCGCGTACTACGTCCCGCGGGACGACGCCGACGTGACCGCGGCCGACGACCTCGCCGCGCACTGTGCCGTCCGGCTGCCCGACTACATGCTTCCCGACCACTACGTCCCACTGGCCGAGATCCCCCTCAATGCCAACGGAAAGACCGACCGGCGAGCCCTGCCCGCACCGGACGACGCCGGGCTCGACGGCGGCACGTCCTATGTCGCGCCGCGCACTCTCACCGAGGCGCGGGTGGCGGACATCTGGGCGCAGGTACTCGGGCTCGAGCGGGTCGGCGTCCTGGACGGCTTCTTCGACCTGGGAGGCCACTCCATCCGCGCGGTCGCCCTGGTCGGCGCCCTGCGCGCGGTCGGCTTCGACGTCGGCGTGCGGGAGGTCTTCGAGTACCGCACGGTCGCCGAGCTGAGCGAGTTCCTCACCGGGCGCCCGGCACCGCGGGAGACCGCCGCGCCCGTCGAGCCGTTCGCGCTGCTCACCGACGAGGACCGGGCCCGGCTGCCCGAGGGCGTCGTGGACGCGTACCCGATGTCGCAGGTCCAGCTCGGCATGCTCGTCGAGATGCTCGCCGACGAGGAGCGCCGCGTCTACCTCAATGTCGCGTCGTTCCGTATCACCGACGGCACCCCGTTCGACGCGGACGCCCTGCGCGCCGCCCTGGACGTGGTCACCGGGCGGCACGAGATGCTGCGGACCTCCTTCGACCTGGACGCCTTCAGCCGGCCGCTCCAGATCGTGCATCCGCAGGCCCGGATACCGCTGGCCGTCGAGGACCTGCGGCAGCTGTCGCAGGGTGCCCGCGAGTTGCGCGTGCGCGACATCATGGGCGAGGAGCGGACCCGGGGGCTCGATCTCGCGGCGGCCCCGCTGCTGCGCATGACCGCCCAGGTCGAGGCCGACGACTCCTGGCGACTCGTCGTCACCGTCTCGCACGCCATCACCGAGGGCTGGAGTCATCGCGCCCTCCTGATGGAGCTCCTCGACGTCTACCGTGCCCTGCGCGAGGGCGGCGACCCCGCTCCCGCCGAGGCCCCGCCGGTGCGGTACGCCGACTTCATCGCGGCCGAACTGGCCTCCCTGGAGTCGGCGGAGGACCGGTCCTACTGGCAGGACGTCATCGGCCGGTACGCCCCGTTCGCGCTGCCCGTCGGCTGGTCCGGGGACACCGGCGCGCCGAGCGAGAAGTACCGGCTCGCCGTCCCCGTGCACGACCTGGAGCCGCGGCTGCGCGCCCTGGCCACCCAGGCGCGGGTGTCCTTCAAGAGCGTGCTGCTCGCCGCGCACCTGAAGGTCATGAGCACCCTCACCGAGGAGGACGGCTTCTTCAGCGGCCTGGTGTGCAGCGCCCGGCCCGAGTCGCCCGGCGCGGAACGCGTCTACGGCATGTACCTCAACACCCTGCCGTTCGCCTTCGACCGCACCGCGGGCAGCTGGACCGACCTGGCCCGTCAGGTCTTCGCCCGCGAGGCCGAGGTCTGGGACCGCCGGCGTTTCCCGATGCCCGTCATCCAGCGGGAGGCGGCCGCCGGGCGCCTGCTCCACGTCCGCTTCAGCTACCAGGACTTCGACCACGTCGACGACAAGCTCGTCGACACCGGGGCGAGCGGCGGCGAAGGCGGCACCGAGTTCGCGCTGGCGGTCTCCGCGGTCTCCGGGCACCTGCTGCTCACCACCCACACCCACGCGCTGGACCGTACCCGGGGCGAGCTCCTGACGTCCCTGTACCGACAGGTCCTGGAAGCCATGGCGGCCGACCCGCAGGGCAGCGCACAGGACACCTGTCTGCCCGAGCAGGAGCGGGAACGGCTGCTCGCGCGGAACGACACGGCAGCCGACTTCCCGGCCGGGACCGTGCTGCAGCGCTTCGAGGAGCAGGCCGCCCGCACCCCCGACGCCGTCGCCGTGCGGTACGCGGGCGGAGAGCTGTCGTACGCCGAACTCGACGCCAGGGCCACCCGGTTCGCGTACCGGCTGCGTGCGGCGGGCGTCGGCGCCGAGTCCACGGTGGGCGTCCTGCTCGACCGCGGCCCGGACCTGCTCGCGACGCTGCTGGCGGTGTGGAAGGCGGGCGGTGCCTATGTGCCGATCGACCCCTCCTACCCGGCCGAGCGCATCGCCTCCATGTGCGAGAGCGCGGCGGCTTCGCTCGCCGTGACCCAGGAGGGCCGCGCGGACCGTTTCCCGGGGACCGTCGAGGTGCTCGACGTCGCGGACCTCGCCGACGGAAACGGCGAGTTCGGGGCGGTCTCCCGGGTCGACGACCCGGAGCGGCTCGCCTATGTGATCTTCACCTCCGGTTCCACGGGGCGGCCCAAGGGTGTCCAGGTCCCGCACCGGGGCCTGGCCAACCACGTCGCCTGGGCAGCGGACGAGCTCGCTGTGCGCGGCACGGGCGGCGCTCCGCTGTTCTCCTCGGTCGCCTTCGACCTGGTGGTGCCCAACCTGTGGGGACCGCTGGTCACCGGCCAGGCCGTGCACGTCGTCCCGCAGGACACGCCGCCCGCCGACCTGCCGGCCGCGCTGCTCGACGGCGGACCGTACAGCTTCGTCAAGCTGACCCCGGGCCACCTGGACATCCTCACCGAGCAGCTCACCACCGAGCAGGTGGACCGGCTCAGCCGGGTCTACGTCGTCGCCGGCGAGGCCCTGCCGGGCGCCACCGCCAACCGGGCCCTCGAGGTCCTCGGCGCGGGCCGCATGATCAATGAGTACGGGCCGACCGAGGCGTCCGTCGGCTCCACGATCCATCCGGTGACCGACCACGTCGTGCCGGACGTGGTCCCGATCGGCCGTCCCCTGCCGAACATGACGGCGTACGTCCTGGACGCGGCGATGCGCGAGGTGCCGACCGGCGTTGTCGGCGAGCTGTACGTCGGTGGCGCGGGCGTCGCGCGCGGTTACGCGGGCCGGCCCGACCTGACGGCCGAACGGTTCCTGCCCGACCCGTACGGTCCGGCGGGCAGCCGCCTGTACCGCACAGGCGACCGGGTGCGGATGCGGGAGGACGGGGACATCGAGTTCCTCGGGCGCCTCGACGACCAGGTCAAGATCCGCGGCTACCGCGTCGAACTCGGCGAGGTCCAGGCCGTGCTGGCCGCCCACCCGGCCGTCCGGGACGCGGTGGTCGCCGTGCACGAGCCGACCCCGGGCGACAAGCGACTGGTCGCGTACCTCGTGCCGGCCGAGGGGCGGGAGCTCCCCGACGCGGCGGCGCTCGCCGAGGACTGCGGGACGCTGCTGCCGGAGTACATGGTGCCTTCCGCGTTCGTCGCCCTGGACGCGATCCCGCTCAACGCCAACGGCAAGGTCGACCGCAAGGCGCTGGCCGCGCCGGAGCGTTCGGCGATGCGCGCGGGCCGCGAGTTCGTGGCACCGCGCACCGACACGGAGCGCACGCTCGCCAAGATCTGGTCCGAGGTGCTCGGCGTCGACGAGATCGGTGTGCACGACGAGTTCTTCGAGCTCGGCGGGCATTCGATCCTGATGATCCAGGTGCTCGCGGCGGCCCGCCGCGAGGGCCTCGCGGTCTCGGTCTGGCGCATGTACCAGCACGGCACGCTCGTCGACCTGGCCGCGGCCATCGACGAGGACCGGGCGGCCGCCGCCGCGGAGGAGGCCGCCAAGGCCGCCGAGGCGGAGCCCGCACCGGTCGAGGTCCCGGCCGAGCTGCTCGCCGCGCTCCTGGAGCAGGCGGCGGGCGGCGACGCCACACGCCTCGCCGAGGGCCCCCTCGCCCAGGTCGCGGCTCTGCTCGGGAACGGCACACCGGCCGTCGCCGAGGCGGGGGAGGCGGTCGCACTCGACGACCTGGAATCCCTCATGGCCGAGCACCACGTGCCCGGCGTGAGCCTGGCCCTGCTCGGCGCGGACGGCTCGGTGCGCACGCACACGGCCGGCGTGCTCGCGGTGGGCGCCGATCGTCCGGTGACCCCGCAGACGCTGTTCCAGGTCGGCTCGATCAGCAAGCACGTCACCGCGTTCGCGACCCTGCGGCTGGTGGCCGAGGGGCGCGTCGCCCTGGACGACTCCATCGACGCGCACCTGACGTCCTGGCACCTCGACGAACTCGACGCGGCGCCCGGCGCGGTCACCGTCCGGCACCTGCTCGGCCACACCGCCGGTCTCGCCCGGCACCGCAGCGTCGGGTTCCCGCCGGGCGGCGAGGTCCCCACGCTGCGGGATCTGCTGGAAGGCACCGGCGCGGTCTCGACCCCGCGGGTGCGCCGTCAGCTGGTGCCCGGCTCGACGTTCCGCAAGTCCAGCACCCACTACTGGGTTCTCCAGCAGCTCCTGGAGGATGTCACCGGTGAGCCGTTCCAGGACCTCGCGCACCGTCTGGTCCTCGCGCCGCTCGGCATGACGGGCAGCAGCTTCGACCAGGACTTCCCGCGCACGTCGGGGCGCCCGGTGGCGCTGGGCCACCACGTCAACGGCGTGGCCATGGAAGGCGGCTGGCGCGAACGCGCCCACCTCGCCGCCGCCGGTCTGTGGACGACGGCCGAGGACATCGCGAAGCTCGCCCGGCAGGTGCGGGCCTCGCTGCTCGGCCATGACGGGGCACTGCTGCCCCGCGCCATCGCCCAGGAACTGCTCGCCACCCACCCGGGCAGCTTCTACGGCCTCGGCACCATCGTCGACGACACCGGCAGTGACGCGGAGTTCGGCCACGGCGGTGAACCCGCCGGCTACTGGAACCTCTCGCTGTCCCACCTCGGCAGCGGCGTCGGCCTGGTCGCCCTCACCAACTCCGACAGCGGCAAGGGCGTCGTCAAGCATCTGACCGCCCGGCTCGGCAAGGCCGAAGAGGCTTTTGGCAAGGGCGAGCTGATGGCGGACTGGGCGGCCGCGGGCACCGGCTCCGAGGCCCCCGCCGGGCACCCGCTCCTCAGCCCCGTCGTCACCGACGAGGAGCGCGCATGA